In Arcanobacterium wilhelmae, the following are encoded in one genomic region:
- a CDS encoding (Fe-S)-binding protein translates to MKVALFATCIGDAMFPQAPQATLQLLTRLGIDVVVPPSQACCGQMHVNTGYYPEAMPLIENHVRTYEPVLDGEWDAIVVPSGSCTGSIRHQQKLVADAQGHPELGTKAQAIANKTYELSEFIVDVLGTDDVGAYFAHRVTYHPTCHSLRVARVGDKPERLLRNVRGIDFVELPHGDSCCGFGGTFSLKNPDTSASMLADKMTNIKSTGADVLVAGDYSCLMHIAGGLARNRAGIRAMHLAEVLAGTEDQPWIPAQSTVKVGA, encoded by the coding sequence ATGAAAGTCGCTCTTTTCGCAACGTGTATCGGAGACGCCATGTTCCCGCAGGCGCCGCAGGCAACACTGCAGTTGCTCACGCGCCTGGGAATCGACGTCGTCGTACCGCCGTCGCAGGCATGCTGCGGCCAGATGCACGTCAACACTGGTTACTACCCCGAAGCGATGCCGCTGATCGAGAATCACGTGCGCACCTACGAGCCCGTCCTCGACGGCGAGTGGGACGCCATCGTCGTTCCCTCCGGCTCGTGCACCGGCTCGATCCGACACCAGCAGAAGCTCGTCGCTGACGCCCAGGGCCACCCGGAGCTCGGCACTAAGGCACAGGCAATCGCAAACAAGACGTACGAGCTATCGGAGTTCATCGTCGATGTTCTCGGAACCGACGACGTCGGCGCCTACTTCGCGCACCGCGTCACCTACCACCCCACATGCCATTCACTCCGCGTCGCACGCGTTGGCGACAAGCCGGAGCGCCTGCTGCGCAACGTGCGCGGCATCGACTTCGTCGAGCTCCCGCACGGCGATTCCTGCTGTGGCTTCGGTGGAACTTTCTCGCTGAAGAACCCCGACACCTCGGCGTCGATGCTCGCGGACAAGATGACCAACATCAAGTCCACCGGAGCCGACGTCCTCGTGGCCGGCGACTACTCGTGCCTCATGCACATTGCCGGCGGCCTCGCTCGCAACCGCGCAGGTATTCGCGCGATGCATCTTGCTGAAGTTCTTGCCGGCACCGAGGATCAGCCTTGGATCCCGGCGCAGTCCACTGTGAAGGTTGGTGCGTAA
- the rplU gene encoding 50S ribosomal protein L21, whose translation MVYAIVKAGGRQEKVSVGSIVVVDKMAGEAGDKVELEPLMLVDGDKVTTAAEGITAKVTAEIVRDEKGPKISIIKYKNKTGYRKRMGHRQKLTRLKVTGIK comes from the coding sequence ATGGTTTACGCGATTGTGAAGGCAGGCGGCCGCCAGGAGAAGGTGTCCGTCGGATCCATCGTCGTTGTGGACAAGATGGCAGGCGAAGCCGGCGACAAGGTCGAGCTCGAGCCGCTGATGCTCGTCGACGGTGACAAGGTCACCACCGCCGCCGAGGGTATTACCGCTAAGGTTACTGCCGAAATTGTTCGCGATGAGAAGGGTCCGAAGATCTCGATCATCAAGTACAAGAACAAGACCGGCTACCGTAAGCGTATGGGTCATCGTCAGAAGCTGACCCGCCTCAAGGTTACCGGCATTAAGTGA
- a CDS encoding LutC/YkgG family protein, with amino-acid sequence MGAREDILAAVRGALKDSPYPTPEVERNYRMEGTDAPGSEPVIADMIEKLEDYNAVVVRTNEAGIEDVIADFLKGLNSVVVPHGLKDSWKEAAGRDGRTVREDSREANLTHKELDETDAVVTASRVAISLSGTIILDGEPDQGRRAITLVPDTHVVVLRASDVYPTVPQAVRILSENPTRPTTWIAGPSATADIELVRVAGVHGPRNLRVVIVD; translated from the coding sequence ATGGGTGCTCGCGAAGACATTCTGGCAGCCGTGCGCGGAGCTCTGAAGGACTCCCCGTACCCCACCCCCGAGGTGGAGCGCAACTACCGTATGGAAGGCACCGATGCTCCAGGTTCGGAGCCGGTCATTGCCGACATGATCGAGAAACTCGAGGATTACAACGCTGTTGTCGTCCGCACGAACGAGGCAGGGATCGAGGACGTGATCGCTGATTTCCTCAAGGGCTTGAATTCGGTGGTCGTCCCCCACGGTCTGAAGGATTCCTGGAAGGAAGCCGCCGGCCGTGATGGCCGCACCGTGCGTGAGGATTCCCGCGAGGCGAACCTCACCCACAAGGAGCTGGATGAGACGGACGCCGTGGTGACGGCTTCTCGCGTTGCGATCTCGCTTTCTGGCACGATCATCCTTGACGGTGAGCCCGATCAGGGCCGCCGTGCGATCACGCTGGTTCCGGATACTCACGTTGTGGTCCTCCGCGCTTCGGACGTGTACCCCACGGTTCCGCAGGCCGTGCGTATCCTCAGCGAGAATCCCACTCGTCCGACCACCTGGATCGCTGGCCCGTCCGCTACGGCAGACATCGAGCTGGTCCGTGTTGCAGGCGTTCATGGCCCGCGCAACCTGCGCGTTGTGATCGTGGACTGA
- a CDS encoding L-lactate permease — translation MNAIIVSAAFTPNPTSIGGSAALSALVGILPLIAFFVLLGVFKLKTHWCALGSLAIAAISAALGFGMPAGMVFSSALYGIAFGLLPIIFIVIAAVWLYNISVESGRAEDVRTVFSAVGRGDMRVQALLIGFSFCGLLEGLAGFGAPVAIVAAMLVSLGLPPIKAAIVTMVGNAINVGFGAMAIPVTTAGKLGGLAGIDPGTAVAYKAVSITPWIVVLVPIFLLLIIDGVRGLKQLWHVALFQGVVTALGHIIAATFISYALTAVLASLVGFAAAAAMIYLKQPEVPEEYRTSSSESGTLPSGERVTLALLPYGLVVMIFAIYKLWKLGIDVPATLAKTDIPIQWPGLYGSLMTGDGQVSKSAIYNLQILNSPGFMIVITALIVSAVYGWKSTKEFQFTFVKGLKTFVDTVVALRWSLVTIALVMSLAYVMNFSGQTAAIGTALAATGAAFAFLSPILGWVGTAVTGSATSSNALFANLQATAAHGIGASPDVFLAANSIGGGIGKIVSPQNLAIASTAIQEPGTEAEILRKAAPWSIGLLVYLCALTFLVANGILPSFTFVAN, via the coding sequence TTGAACGCAATTATCGTGAGCGCAGCGTTCACGCCGAACCCCACTTCCATCGGTGGTTCAGCCGCACTCAGCGCCCTTGTGGGAATCCTCCCACTCATCGCATTCTTCGTACTTCTCGGCGTCTTTAAGCTGAAAACCCACTGGTGCGCGCTCGGATCACTGGCCATTGCCGCCATCTCCGCAGCGCTCGGTTTCGGTATGCCTGCAGGTATGGTCTTTTCCTCGGCGCTCTACGGAATTGCATTTGGACTGCTTCCGATTATCTTCATCGTGATCGCGGCCGTGTGGCTCTACAACATCTCAGTCGAGTCGGGCCGCGCTGAAGATGTTCGCACCGTCTTCTCCGCCGTCGGGCGCGGCGATATGCGCGTCCAGGCACTCCTCATCGGCTTCTCCTTCTGTGGCCTGCTTGAGGGGCTCGCGGGATTCGGCGCACCGGTCGCGATCGTCGCCGCGATGCTTGTGTCGCTCGGTCTTCCCCCGATTAAGGCCGCGATCGTGACCATGGTAGGCAATGCCATCAACGTGGGCTTCGGTGCGATGGCCATTCCGGTGACCACCGCTGGTAAACTCGGCGGCTTGGCAGGTATCGACCCGGGCACCGCCGTCGCCTACAAGGCGGTGTCGATCACCCCGTGGATCGTCGTCCTCGTTCCGATCTTCCTCCTCCTGATCATCGATGGCGTCCGCGGCCTCAAGCAGCTGTGGCACGTCGCCCTCTTCCAGGGTGTTGTGACCGCTCTTGGCCACATCATCGCCGCGACGTTCATTTCTTACGCGCTGACTGCAGTGCTCGCGTCGCTCGTTGGTTTCGCCGCTGCCGCCGCGATGATCTACCTCAAGCAGCCGGAAGTTCCGGAGGAATACCGTACGTCGTCCAGCGAGTCCGGCACCCTCCCTTCCGGGGAGCGCGTCACCCTCGCACTCTTGCCATACGGCCTCGTCGTCATGATCTTCGCAATCTACAAGCTATGGAAACTCGGCATCGACGTTCCGGCTACCCTCGCGAAAACGGATATCCCGATCCAGTGGCCCGGCCTGTACGGCTCGCTCATGACAGGCGACGGCCAGGTCTCCAAGTCCGCGATCTACAACCTTCAGATCCTCAACTCGCCTGGCTTCATGATCGTGATCACCGCACTCATCGTCTCAGCCGTGTACGGCTGGAAGTCCACCAAGGAGTTCCAGTTCACGTTCGTGAAGGGCCTGAAGACTTTCGTCGATACCGTCGTCGCGCTCCGCTGGTCGCTCGTCACTATCGCACTCGTGATGTCGCTCGCATACGTCATGAACTTCTCGGGCCAGACCGCCGCTATCGGTACCGCACTCGCGGCAACCGGCGCAGCCTTTGCCTTCCTCTCGCCAATCCTCGGCTGGGTGGGCACCGCCGTCACCGGCTCCGCAACCTCCTCGAACGCGCTGTTCGCGAACTTGCAAGCCACTGCCGCACACGGAATTGGCGCTTCGCCAGACGTCTTCCTCGCCGCCAACTCCATCGGCGGCGGCATCGGCAAGATCGTCTCCCCACAGAACTTGGCAATCGCGTCCACTGCAATCCAGGAGCCTGGCACCGAAGCGGAAATCCTGCGCAAGGCGGCACCGTGGTCAATCGGCCTCCTGGTTTACCTGTGCGCCCTGACGTTCCTCGTGGCCAACGGCATCCTGCCGTCGTTCACCTTCGTCGCCAACTGA
- the rpmA gene encoding 50S ribosomal protein L27 codes for MAHKKGASSSNNGRDSNAQRLGVKRFGGQAVNAGEILIRQRGTKFHPGANVGRGKDDTLFALEAGTVEFGVRRDRKIVSVVAAEA; via the coding sequence ATGGCACATAAGAAGGGCGCGAGCTCCTCGAACAACGGTCGCGATTCGAACGCGCAGCGCCTCGGCGTGAAGCGCTTCGGCGGCCAGGCAGTGAACGCGGGTGAGATCCTCATCCGCCAGCGTGGCACCAAGTTCCACCCGGGTGCCAACGTCGGCCGCGGCAAGGATGATACTCTGTTTGCCCTCGAGGCTGGCACGGTTGAGTTCGGCGTTCGCCGCGATCGTAAGATCGTGAGCGTCGTTGCGGCTGAGGCCTGA
- a CDS encoding LutB/LldF family L-lactate oxidation iron-sulfur protein encodes MSTFLGIPKVLSKITGAPATKAEPGVRGTHHQWVNGDPIPENTLRWGASFPEGAEVTLKNTQMRKNLGYATTTIRNKRNARVEEMPDWQDLRNAASQIKSSTMSRLPELLVQMEENVKAHGGIVHWARDAKEANEIIYSILQEKQVTEVVKVKSMVTQEINMNEYLAERGIDAFETDLAELIVQLGKDMPSHIVVPAIHRNRAEIKEIFEREMEDAPEHLEADPRALAMAARAHLRAKFLKAKVAISGSNMMVADTGALSVYESEGNGRMCLTLPETLISVVGIEKMVPSYEDIEVFSQLLPRSATGERMNPYTSFWTGVTPGDGPQEFHLILLDNGRSKTLANAVGREALNCIRCGACMNVCPVYEHVGGHAYNSVYPGPIGAILTPQLLDGRDHHDPVHTLPYASTLCGACGDACPVKIDIPGILVHLRHEITERNRGGIPSGWDIGMKVSSKVMGNGKLWGTAEKAAKLGRIVAGKDERISNVPWPVSAWTRNKDIPAPPARSFRDWLADEEKAGHEPTKAKATPAKPAGAHAAKKEEN; translated from the coding sequence ATGTCCACATTCCTCGGAATCCCCAAGGTCCTGTCGAAGATCACCGGTGCCCCAGCGACAAAAGCTGAGCCTGGCGTGCGCGGAACCCACCACCAGTGGGTGAACGGCGATCCGATCCCGGAAAACACTCTGCGTTGGGGCGCGTCGTTCCCAGAGGGCGCTGAAGTCACTTTGAAGAACACCCAGATGCGTAAGAACCTGGGATACGCCACCACAACTATCCGTAACAAGCGCAACGCACGCGTTGAGGAGATGCCGGATTGGCAGGATCTGCGAAACGCGGCCTCCCAGATCAAGTCGTCCACCATGTCGCGTCTGCCTGAGCTTCTCGTTCAGATGGAAGAGAACGTCAAGGCTCACGGCGGCATTGTGCACTGGGCTCGCGACGCCAAGGAAGCCAACGAGATCATCTACTCCATCCTGCAAGAGAAGCAGGTCACAGAGGTCGTGAAGGTCAAGTCGATGGTGACTCAGGAAATCAATATGAATGAGTACCTCGCCGAGCGCGGCATCGACGCTTTCGAGACCGACCTCGCGGAGCTCATCGTCCAGCTCGGCAAGGACATGCCGTCGCACATTGTGGTTCCGGCGATCCACCGCAACCGCGCCGAGATCAAGGAGATCTTCGAGCGCGAGATGGAAGATGCTCCCGAGCATCTCGAGGCTGATCCGCGCGCACTGGCCATGGCCGCCCGTGCGCACCTGCGCGCAAAGTTCCTCAAGGCTAAGGTCGCTATTTCCGGTTCAAACATGATGGTGGCCGATACTGGTGCGCTGTCCGTGTACGAATCTGAGGGCAATGGCCGTATGTGCCTCACCCTTCCGGAAACCCTGATCTCGGTGGTTGGTATCGAGAAGATGGTTCCGTCGTACGAGGATATTGAGGTGTTCTCCCAGCTCCTGCCGCGTTCCGCAACCGGCGAGCGTATGAACCCCTATACCTCCTTCTGGACTGGCGTCACCCCGGGCGACGGCCCCCAGGAGTTCCACCTGATCCTGCTGGACAACGGCCGTTCGAAGACTCTCGCAAACGCTGTCGGCCGCGAGGCCCTCAACTGCATCCGCTGTGGCGCGTGCATGAACGTTTGCCCGGTGTACGAGCACGTGGGCGGCCACGCCTACAACTCGGTGTACCCGGGTCCGATCGGAGCGATCCTCACGCCTCAGCTTCTCGACGGTCGCGATCACCACGATCCGGTTCACACGCTCCCCTACGCATCCACGCTCTGTGGCGCATGTGGCGATGCGTGCCCCGTCAAGATCGACATTCCGGGCATCCTGGTGCACCTGCGCCATGAGATCACCGAGCGCAACCGCGGCGGTATCCCGAGCGGTTGGGACATCGGCATGAAGGTGTCGTCCAAGGTGATGGGCAACGGCAAGCTGTGGGGCACCGCAGAGAAGGCCGCCAAGCTTGGTCGTATTGTCGCAGGCAAGGACGAGCGCATCTCGAACGTGCCGTGGCCGGTCAGCGCTTGGACCCGCAACAAGGACATCCCTGCTCCGCCGGCTCGCTCGTTCCGCGATTGGCTTGCGGATGAGGAGAAGGCAGGCCACGAGCCCACCAAGGCTAAGGCAACACCGGCGAAGCCCGCCGGCGCACACGCAGCAAAGAAGGAGGAGAACTGA